In Rhodococcus qingshengii JCM 15477, the sequence GTTGTGGGTCGACGCCCATCTTCTCGTTGTAGGCGACCTGCTTCTCGCGTCGTCGCTCGGTTTCCTCGATGGCCTGCGCCATGGAAGCGGTGATCTTGTCCGCATACATGTGCACTTGACCGGATACATTTCGAGCCGCTCGGCCGATCGTCTGAATGAGGCTGGTGGAGCTACGTAGGAAACCTTCTTTGTCGGCATCGAGAATCGCGACCAGCGACACCTCGGGAAGGTCGAGTCCCTCACGCAGGAGGTTGATGCCGACCAGCACGTCGTACTCCCCCAGGCGGAGCTGACGGAGCAACTCGACTCGCCGGAGCGTATCGATATCCGAGTGCAGGTAGCGGACGCGAATACCGAGTTCGAGCAGGTAATCGGTCAGATCTTCCGACATCTTCTTGGTCAACGTCGTGACCAGCACACGCTCGTCACGTTCCGCTCGCTCGCGGATTTCGTGAACGAGATCGTCGATCTGTCCCTTGGTGGGTTTGACGATGACCTCGGGATCGATCAATCCGGTCGGGCGGATCACCTGCTCGACGAACTCACCGCCGGACTGACCCAACTCGTACTTACCTGGTGTCGCCGACAAGTAGACGGTCTGACCGATCCGCTGACTGAATTCTTCCCAAGTCAGAGGGCGGTTATCTGTTGCCGACGGTAGCCGGAATCCGAACTCGACCAGGTTTCGCTTGCGCGACATATCGCCCTCGTACATGGCGCCGATCTGAGGAACCGTCACGTGCGACTCGTCGATGACCAGAAGGAAATCTTCCGGGAAGTAGTCGATCAAGGTTGCGGGGGCAGTTCCAGGGCCACGGCCGTCGATGTGGCGCGAGTAGTTCTCGATGCCGGAGCAGAATCCGACCTGTTTGATCATCTCGAGGTCGTACTGCGTACGCATGCGCAGACGCTGAGCCTCGAGGAGCTTGCCCTTGCCTTCGAGCTCGGCGAGTCGCTCTTCGAGTTCCGCCTCGATGTCCTTGGCGGCACGCTCCATGCGTTCAGGGCCGGCGACGTAGTGCGTCGCCGGGAAGATACGAACCGTGTCGACCTGGCGAACGATGTCACCGGTCAGTGGATGGAGGTAGTACAGTGCCTCGATCTCGTCACCGAAGAATTCGATGCGGACCGCCAGCTCTTCGTACGACGGAATGATCTCGACCGTGTCGCCGCGTACGCGGAACGAACCTCGCGTGAACGCCATGTCGTTGCGGTTGTACTGAACGTCGACGAGCAGACGCAGGAACGCATCCCGCGGTACCTCCACACCGACGTCCAGCTGAATCGAGCGATCGAGGTACGACTGCGGTGTACCGAGGCCGTAGATGCACGACACCGAGGCCACCACGACCACGTCCCGTCGTGACAGAAGGCTGGACGTCGCCGAGTGGCGCAGCCGCTCGACATCGTCGTTGACGGACGAATCCTTCTCGATGTAGGTGTCCGTCTGGGCGATGTACGCCTCGGGTTGGTAGTAGTCGTAGTACGAGACGAAGTACTCGACCGCGTTGTTGGGTAGCATTTCCCGAAGCTCGTTCGCGAGCTGAGCCGCCAAAGTCTTGTTCGGAGCCATCACCAGAGCTGGGCGCTGCAGCTTCTCGATCAACCACGCAGTCGTGGCCGACTTACCGGTACCGGTCGCACCGAGGAGGACTACGTCCTTCTCCCCCTCGTTGATCCGTTTCTCCAGCTCGGCGATAGCTGCCGGCTGATCGCCTGCCGGTTCGTACGGGCTGACGACCTCGAAGCGCGCGTCTGAGCGCTCGATGTCACCAACCGGCCGAAACTCGGAATGCGCGACCACGGGATGTTCGGAAGCAAACGCCATGAAACCAGGGTAAGCGCACCTACCGACACAATGCCCGCTCGTCCGCGTTCAGCCGAAAATGCAGTTCGGCGGTAGGTTCTTCGACCATGAGCGAGGAACGTCCCCACATTCACCGGCCGAAGGTCGAAACCTTCGACATCGCAGCTCGCACCAACGTCGATCCCAAGGGCTTCGTTCGCCCGGTCGAGCACTACCGCGAAGAACCGTGGGGGTTGTACATGGCGCGTCACGCCGACCATCCCCGGTTTCACTACCTGGAGTCCTGGATCATTCCCGAACTCGGAATTCGGGCGTCGATCCTGCACTTCACCCCGGAACACATCCGAGACTGGGATTTCTATGTCGACATCGGCGACTTCATCCGCGGCGACCAGGTCTGGACGTCCGAGGACCACTACCTCGACCTGATCGTGCAGACCGGACGCAGCGTCGAATTGCTCGACGTCGACGA encodes:
- the uvrB gene encoding excinuclease ABC subunit UvrB, translating into MAFASEHPVVAHSEFRPVGDIERSDARFEVVSPYEPAGDQPAAIAELEKRINEGEKDVVLLGATGTGKSATTAWLIEKLQRPALVMAPNKTLAAQLANELREMLPNNAVEYFVSYYDYYQPEAYIAQTDTYIEKDSSVNDDVERLRHSATSSLLSRRDVVVVASVSCIYGLGTPQSYLDRSIQLDVGVEVPRDAFLRLLVDVQYNRNDMAFTRGSFRVRGDTVEIIPSYEELAVRIEFFGDEIEALYYLHPLTGDIVRQVDTVRIFPATHYVAGPERMERAAKDIEAELEERLAELEGKGKLLEAQRLRMRTQYDLEMIKQVGFCSGIENYSRHIDGRGPGTAPATLIDYFPEDFLLVIDESHVTVPQIGAMYEGDMSRKRNLVEFGFRLPSATDNRPLTWEEFSQRIGQTVYLSATPGKYELGQSGGEFVEQVIRPTGLIDPEVIVKPTKGQIDDLVHEIRERAERDERVLVTTLTKKMSEDLTDYLLELGIRVRYLHSDIDTLRRVELLRQLRLGEYDVLVGINLLREGLDLPEVSLVAILDADKEGFLRSSTSLIQTIGRAARNVSGQVHMYADKITASMAQAIEETERRREKQVAYNEKMGVDPQPLRKKIADILDQVYEEAEDTAASVDVGGSGRNATRGRRAQGEAGRAVSAGVYEGRDTKSMPRAELADLVKELTDQMMNAARDLQFELAGRLRDEISDLKKELRGMDAAGLK
- a CDS encoding DUF402 domain-containing protein, whose product is MSEERPHIHRPKVETFDIAARTNVDPKGFVRPVEHYREEPWGLYMARHADHPRFHYLESWIIPELGIRASILHFTPEHIRDWDFYVDIGDFIRGDQVWTSEDHYLDLIVQTGRSVELLDVDELLEANTAGILDPKTSERAMLNAARAIEGIAAHGHDLDAWLTSVGMPVTWR